Proteins from a genomic interval of Benincasa hispida cultivar B227 chromosome 7, ASM972705v1, whole genome shotgun sequence:
- the LOC120080864 gene encoding uncharacterized protein LOC120080864, with amino-acid sequence MKGAQTKPLVISKYFVLSLFFSLPFILLLSLRPYYHRFSTATTNIPPSSDKSNSESADLKIRPGYTSYERYIKKQLNKTLDPKLRKIWTTRDWDRKIQVFSRFFDGLKGEGLISTESKALCIGARVGQEVEALRKIGVLDSIGMDLVPYPPLVVEGDFHNQPFGNNTFDFEFSNVFDHALYPERFVAEIERTLKPGGICVLHVALSRQTDKYSANDLYSVKPLKALFRRSTVVRVGKIDGFGLDTEIVFRKTTSTIQRS; translated from the coding sequence ATGAAAGGTGCCCAAACAAAACCTCTTGTTATATCCAAATACTTTGTattatctctctttttctctcttccttTCATCCTCCTCCTCTCTCTCCGCCCTTACTACCACCGCTTCTCCACGGCCACCACCAACATTCCGCCATCGTCCGATAAATCCAACTCCGAATCCGCCGATTTAAAGATCCGACCCGGTTACACTTCCTACGAACGCTACATAAAGAAACAACTCAACAAAACCCTAGACCCGAAGCTCCGAAAGATATGGACCACCCGAGATTGGGATCGGAAAATCCAAGTGTTCTCCAGATTCTTCGATGGATTAAAAGGGGAAGGGCTAATCTCGACGGAATCGAAAGCCCTATGCATCGGAGCTCGGGTCGGGCAAGAGGTGGAGGCGTTAAGGAAGATCGGAGTTTTGGATTCGATCGGAATGGACTTGGTTCCTTATCCGCCGTTGGTGGTTGAAGGCGATTTTCATAATCAGCCGTTTGGGAACAATACTTTCGATTTCGAATTCTCTAACGTCTTCGATCACGCGCTCTACCCGGAGCGATTCGTGGCGGAGATCGAACGGACGTTGAAGCCCGGCGGGATCTGTGTATTACACGTGGCGTTATCGCGACAGACGGATAAATACTCCGCCAATGATCTCTACAGTGTGAAGCCGTTGAAGGCTCTGTTTCGGAGATCGACGGTGGTTCGCGTTGGGAAGATCGACGGCTTTGGATTGGACACAGAGATTGTTTTCCGGAAAACGACGAGCACCATCCAACGGTCTTGA